In Embleya scabrispora, the DNA window CCGGGTTGGCGGGCCGACTGCGGGGTGCGGCGGATCGGACGATGCGCCCCGCAGAGTTCGGCGACGATCTTTTCATACTTACTCGACGCTGCGCCGGTTGCTCCCGCACCGGGTTTGCGGCACCGGCCCGCGGGTGCCGTGGCGCGGTCGATATCGGCACAGCCACCGCAAAGGATGCACTATCCGAAACGCCCCATCCAACCGGTGTGATCGAAGGGATGGTCATCCGCGCGCCGACGTCTCCCGCAGCAGTGCCATCGTCCGCGACCACGCGTCGGCCGCCGCCTCCGGCCGGTACGTGTCGCGCTCGTCGCGGAAGAACCCGTGCGGGGTGTCCGGGTACAGCACCACCTCGTGCCGCGTGCCCGACTCGGCCGACTCGCGGGCGATCCCGGCGCGGTCCTCGCCCGTGTACAGGTGGTCGCCCTCGCCGTTCAGCACCAACACCGGCGTACCGTGCCCCGCGACGCGCGGCGTCAGCCCGATCGTCGGCTCCGGCCGGCCCAGCGCGATCTCGCCCGTGGTCAACCACCCCGGATAGAACGCCACGAGCGCCGCCAACGGCATCTCCGTCGCCGCGTAGTACGCGATGTGCCCGC includes these proteins:
- a CDS encoding dienelactone hydrolase family protein; protein product: MVGLSAGGHIAYYAATEMPLAALVAFYPGWLTTGEIALGRPEPTIGLTPRVAGHGTPVLVLNGEGDHLYTGEDRAGIARESAESGTRHEVVLYPDTPHGFFRDERDTYRPEAAADAWSRTMALLRETSARG